One window from the genome of Anopheles merus strain MAF chromosome 3R, AmerM5.1, whole genome shotgun sequence encodes:
- the LOC121597749 gene encoding myosin heavy chain, muscle isoform X10 has product MPKPPVQVGEDPDPTEFLFVSLEQKRIDQSKPYDSKKACWVPEEKEGYVLGEIKATKGELVTVALPGGETKDFKKDLVSQVNPPKYEKCEDMSNLTYLNDASVLHNLRQRYYAKLIYTYSGLFCVVINPYKRYPLYTNRCAKMYRGKRRNEVPPHLFAVSDGAYVNMLTNHENQSMLITGESGAGKTENTKKVIAYFATIGASGKKDENAEKKGSLEDQVVQTNPVLEAFGNAKTVRNDNSSRFGKFIRIHFTGSGKLAGADIETYLLEKARVISQQTLERSYHIFYQIMSGSVKGLKEMCFLSNDIYDYNSVSQGKITIPNVDDGEECLLTDEAFNVLGFTQEEKDNIYRITSAVMHMGRMQFKQKGREEQAEADGTEDGDRVAKLLGVGTDDLYKNLLKPRIKVGNEFVTKGQNKDQVTNSVGALCKGIFDRLFKWLVKKCNETLDTKQKRAQFIGVLDIAGFEIFDFNGFEQLCINFTNEKLQQFFNHHMFVLEQEEYKREGINWAFIDFGMDLLACIDLIEKPMGILSILEEESMFPKATDQTFAEKLMTNHLGKSAPFMKPRPPKPGIPAGHFAIGHYAGVVSYNISGWLEKNKDPLNDTVVDQFKKGSNALMVEIFADHPGQSADPAAAKGGRGKKGAGFATVSSSYKEQLNNLMTTLKSTQPHFVRCIIPNEMKTAGVVDAHLVMHQLTCNGVLEGIRICRKGFPNRMMYPDFKLRYLILAPAAMQAETEGKKAAEKCFEAIGLDPDSYRIGHTKVFFRAGVLGQMEEFRDERLSKIMSWMQAWCRGYLSRKEFKKMQEQRVSLEIVQRNLRKYLKLRTWAWWKLWQKVKPLLNVSRVEDQIAKLEEKATKAQEAYEKEEKLRKELEALNSKLLAEKTALLDSLSGEKGALQEYQEKAAKLTAQKNDLENQLRDTQERLAQEEDARNQLFQTKKKLEQEIGSQKKDAEDLELQIQKIEQDKASKDHQIRNLNDEIAHQDELINKLNKEKKMQGEVNQKTAEELQAAEDKVNHLNKVKAKLEQTLDELEDSLEREKKLRGDVEKAKRKVEGDLKLTQEAVADLERNKKELEQTVLRKDKEISALSAKLEDEQSLVGKLQKQIKELQARIEELEEEVEAERQARAKAEKQRADLARELEELGERLEEAGGATSAQIELNKKREAELAKLRRDLEEANIQHEGTLANLRKKHNDAVAEMAEQVDQLNKLKTKAEKERTQYFAELNDARIGCDQLSNEKAAQEKIAKQLQHTLNEVQSKLDETNRTLNDFDASKKKLSIENSDLLRQLEDAESQVSQLSKIKISLTQQLEDTKRLADEEARERATLLGKFRNLEHDLDNLREQVEEEAEGKGDIQRQLSKANAEAQLWRSKYESEGVARAEELEEAKRKLQARLAEAEETIESLNQKCIALEKTKQRLATEVEDLQLEVDRASSIANAAEKKQKAFDKIIGEWKLKVDDLAAELDASQKECRNYSTELFRLKGAYEEGQEQLEAVRRENKNLADEVKDLLDQIGEGGRNIHEIEKSRKRLEAEKDELQAALEEAEAALEQEENKVLRAQLELSQVRQEIDRRIQEKEEEFENTRKNHQRALDSMQASLEAEAKGKAEALRMKKKLEADINELEIALDHANKANAEAQKNIKRYQQQLKDVQSALEEEQRARDDAREQLGISERRANALQNELEESRTLLEQADRGRRQAEQELSDAHEQLNEVSAQNASIAAAKRKLESELQTLHSDLDELLNEAKNSEEKAKKAMVDAARLADELRAEQDHAQTQEKLRKALEQQIKELQVRLDEAESNALKGGKKAIQKLEQRVRELESELDSEQRRHADAQKNLRKSERRIKELTFQSEEDRKNHERMQDLVDKLQQKIKTYKRQIEEAEEIAALNLAKFRKAQQELEEAEERADIAEQAATKFRTKGGRAGSVQRGASPAPQRQPSAMPALAGLNLPTFDDHGF; this is encoded by the exons ATGCCAAAGCCACCAGTTCAGGTCGGAGAGGATCCCGATCCAACTGAGTTCCTTTTCGTCTCGCTCGAGCAGAAGCGTATCGATCAGAGCAAGCCGTACGATTCCAAGAAGGCTTGCTGGGTTCCGGAAGAGAAGGAGGGCTATGTGTTGGGTGAAATCAAGGCCACCAAGGGTGAGCTGGTCACCGTTGCCCTGCCCGGTGGTGAG ACCAAGGACTTCAAGAAGGACTTGGTGTCCCAGGTCAACCCACCGAAATACGAGAAATGCGAGGATATGTCCAACTTGACATATCTTAACGATGCCTCTGTACTCCATAACTTGAGACAGAGATACTACGCTAAGCTTATCTAC ACCTACTCGGGCTTGTTCTGCGTTGTCATCAACCCGTACAAGCGTTACCCGCTGTATACCAACCGTTGCGCCAAGATGTACCGTGGCAAGCGCCGTAATGAAGTGCCGCCGCATCTGTTCGCCGTCTCTGACGGTGCCTACGTCAACATGTTGACGAACCACGAGAACCAGTCTATGCTGATTACCGGTGAATCTGGTGCCGGAAAGACTGAGAACACCAAGAAGGTCATTGCGTACTTCGCCACCATTGGCGCTTCGGGCAAGAAGGACGAGAACGCCGAGAAGAAGGGCTCGCTGGAAGATCAGGTCGTCCAGACTAACCCCGTACTTGAGGCCTTCGGTAACGCCAAGACCGTCCGTAACGATAACTCGTCTCGTTTC GGTAAGTTCATCCGTATCCACTTCACTGGAAGCGGTAAGCTGGCTGGTGCCGATATTGAGACTTACCTGCTGGAGAAAGCCCGTGTCATCTCGCAGCAGACTCTGGAGCGCTCGTACCACATCTTCTACCAGATTATGTCTGGATCCGTCAAGGGATTGAAAG AAATGTGCTTCTTGTCGAACGACATCTACGATTACAACAGCGTTTCTCAGGGTAAAATCACCATTCCCAACGTCGATGACGGCGAGGAATGTCTGTTGACCGAT GAAGCCTTCAACGTTCTGGGTTTCACTCAGGAGGAGAAGGACAACATCTACCGTATCACTTCCGCTGTCATGCACATGGGTCGTATGCAGTTCAAGCAGAAGGGTCGCGAAGAGCAGGCTGAGGCTGACGGTACCGAGGATGGTGACCGTGTTGCTAAGCTGCTCGGTGTCGGCACTGACGATCTGTACAAGAATCTGCTGAAGCCACGTATTAAGGTCGGTAACGAGTTCGTCACCAAGGGTCAGAACAAGGACCAGGTCACCAACTCGGTCGGTGCCCTTTGCAAGGGTATCTTCGATCGTCTCTTCAAGTGGCTGGTCAAGAAGTGTAACGAGACTCTGGACACCAAGCAGAAGCGCGCTCAGTTCATTGGTGTGCTGGATATTGCAGGTTTCGAAATCTTCGAC TTCAACGGTTTCGAGCAGTTGTGTATTAACTTCACCAATGAGAAGCTGCAGCAGTTCTTCAACCACCACATGTTCGTCCTGGAGCAGGAAGAATACAAGCGTGAAGGTATTAACTGGGCCTTCATCGATTTCGGTATGGACTTGCTGGCCTGTATTGATCTGATTGAGAAG CCCATGGGTATCCTGTCGATTCTTGAGGAAGAGTCTATGTTCCCGAAGGCCACTGATCAGACCTTCGCTGAGAAGCTGATGACGAACCATCTCGGCAAGTCGGCTCCGTTCATGAAGCCGCGCCCACCGAAGCCAGGCATCCCGGCCGGTCACTTCGCCATTGGTCACTACGCTGGTGTTGTGTCGTACAATATCAGTGGATGGCTTGAGAAGAACAAGGATCCGCTGAACGACACTGTCGTCGATCAGTTCAAGAAGGGTAGCAACGCCCTGATGGTTGAGATCTTCGCTGATCACCCAGGCCAGTCGGCTGATCCGGCCGCCGCCAAGGGAGGTCGAGGCAAGAAGGGTGCTGGTTTCGCCACTGTCTCGTCCTCGTACAAGGAACAGCTGAACAACCTGATGACGACGCTGAAGTCTACTCAGCCTCACTTCGTCCGTTGTATCATTCCCAACGAAATGAAGACGGCCGGTGTCGTTGATGCTCACTTGGTCATGCACCAGCTGACTTGTAACGGTGTACTTGAAGGTATCCGTATTTGCCGTAAGGGCTTCCCTAACCGCATGATGTACCCTGACTTCAAGCTGCG TTATCTGATCTTGGCCCCAGCCGCCATGCAGGCTGAAACTGAGGGCAAGAAGGCTGCCGAGAAGTGCTTCGAAGCTATCGGTCTGGACCCCGACTCCTACcgtattggtcacaccaag GTGTTCTTCCGTGCCGGTGTCCTGGGTCAGATGGAGGAGTTCCGTGATGAGCGTCTCAGCAAGATCATGTCCTGGATGCAGGCTTGGTGCCGCGGTTACCTGTCGCGTAAGGAGTTCAAGAAGATGCAGGAGCAGCGCGTCTCCCTGGAGATCGTCCAGCGCAATCTGCGCAAGTACCTGAAGCTGCGTACCTGGGCCTGGTGGAAGCTGTGGCAGAAGGTCAAGCCTCTGCTTAACGTTTCCCGTGTTGAGGACCAGATTGCT AAACTAGAAGAGAAGGCCACGAAGGCTCAGGAGGCCTATGAGAAGGAAGAGAAGCTGCGCAAGGAACTGGAGGCTCTCAACAGCAAGCTGCTGGCTGAGAAGACCGCTCTCTTGGACTCGCTATCCGGTGAGAAGGGTGCCCTCCAGGAATACCAGGAGAAGGCCGCCAAGCTGACCGCCCAGAAGAACGACCTGGAGAACCAGCTGCGC GACACCCAGGAGCGCCTGGCCCAGGAAGAGGATGCCCGCAACCAGCTCTTCCAGACCAAGAAGAAGTTGGAGCAGGAAATCGGCAGCCAGAAGAAGGATGCTGAGGACCTGGAACTGCAGATCCAGAAGATTGAGCAGGACAAGGCCTCGAAGGATCACCAGATCCGCAACCTGAACGATGAGATCGCCCACCAGGATGAGCTCATCAACAAGCTGAACAAGGAGAAGAAGATGCAGGGTGAGGTCAACCAGAAGACCGCCGAAGAGCTGCAGGCCGCCGAAGACAAGGTGAACCACCTGAACAAGGTGAAGGCCAAGCTGGAGCAGACTCTCGATGAGCTGGAGGACTCGCTTGAGCGCGAGAAGAAGCTGCGCGGTGATGTCGAGAAGGCTAAGCGCAAGGTTGAGGGTGACCTCAAGCTGACCCAGGAGGCTGTTGCCGATCTGGAGCGCAACAAGAAGGAGCTGGAGCAGACCGTCCTGCGCAAGGATAAGGAGATCTCCGCCCTGTCTGCCAAGCTGGAAGACGAGCAGTCGCTGGTTGGCAAGCTGCAGAAGCAGATCAAGGAACTGCAGGCTCGCATTGAGGAGCTCGAGGAGGAAGTCGAGGCCGAGCGTCAGGCCCGCGCCAAGGCTGAGAAGCAGCGTGCTGATCTGGCCCGTGAGCTCGAGGAGCTGGGCGAGCGTTTGGAGGAGGCTGGTGGTGCCACCTCGGCCCAGATTGAGCTGAACAAGAAGCGTGAGGCTGAGCTGGCTAAGCTGCGCCGCGATCTGGAGGAAGCCAACATCCAGCATGAGGGCACTCTGGCTAACCTGCGCAAGAAGCACAACGATGCCGTCGCTGAGATGGCCGAGCAGGTCGATCAGCTGAACAAACTGAAGACCAA AGCTGAGAAAGAGCGTACTCAATACTTTGCTGAGTTGAACGATGCCCGCATCGGTTGCGATCAGCTTTCCAATGAAAAG GCCGCCCAGGAGAAGATCGCCAAGCAGCTGCAGCACACTCTGAACGAAGTACAAAGCAAGTTGGACGAAACCAACCGCACTCTGAACGATTTCGATGCCTCCAAGAAGAAGCTGTCGATCGAGAACTCCGATCTGCTGCGCCAGCTGGAGGACGCCGAGTCGCAGGTGTCGCAGCTGAGCAAGATCAAGATCTCGCTCACTCAGCAGCTCGAGGATACCAAGCGTCTTGCCGACGAGGAGGCTCGCGAGCGCGCCACCCTGCTGGGCAAGTTCCGCAACCTGGAGCACGACCTGGACAACCTGCGCGAGCAGGTTGAGGAGGAGGCTGAGGGCAAGGGAGACATCCAGCGCCAGCTCAGCAAGGCCAACGCTGAGGCTCAGCTGTGGCGCAGCAAGTACGAGTCGGAGGGCGTTGCCCGTGCCGAGGAGCTCGAGGAGGCCAAGCGTAAGCTGCAGGCCCGCCTTGCCGAGGCTGAGGAGACCATCGAGTCGCTGAACCAGAAGTGCATTGCACTGGAGAAGACCAAGCAGCGCCTGGCCACCGAGGTCGAGGATCTGCAGCTCGAGGTTGACCGTGCCTCGTCGATTGCCAACGCTGCtgagaagaagcagaaggcGTTCGACAAAATCATTGGAGAATGGAAGCTGAAGGTCGACGATCTGGCCGCCGAGCTGGATGCCTCGCAGAAGGAGTGCCGCAACTACTCGACCGAGCTGTTCCGTCTGAAGGGTGCCTACGAGGAGGGCCAGGAGCAGCTTGAAGCCGTCCGCCGTGAGAACAAGAACTTGGCCGATGAGGTCAAGGATCTGCTGGACCAGATCGGTGAGGGTGGCCGCAACATCCACGAGATTGAGAAGTCGCGTAAGCGCCTGGAGGCCGAGAAGGACGAGCTGCAGGCCGCCCTCGAGGAGGCTGAAGCCGCCCTGGAGCAGGAGGAGAACAAGGTTCTGCGTGCTCAACTTGAACTGTCTCAGGTCCGTCAAGAAATTGACCGCCGCATCCAGGAGAAGGAAGAAGAGTTCGAGAACACTCGCAAGAACCACCAGCGCGCCCTGGACTCGATGCAGGCTTCCCTGGAGGCCGAAGCCAAGGGTAAGGCCGAGGCTCTGCGTATGAAGAAGAAGCTGGAAGCCGACATCAACGAGCTGGAGATTGCTCTGGATCACGCCAACAAG GCTAACGCTGAGGCCCAGAAGAACATCAAGcgctaccagcagcagctgaaggACGTCCAGAGCGCCCTGGAGGAGGAACAGCGCGCCCGCGACGATGCCCGCGAGCAGCTGGGTATCTCGGAGCGCCGTGCCAACGCTCTCCAGAACGAACTGGAGGAGTCGCGCACCCTGTTGGAACAGGCCGACCGTGGCCGTCGCCAGGCCGAGCAGGAGCTCAGTGATGCTCACGAGCAGCTGAACGAAGTGTCCGCCCAGAACGCTTCGATCGCCGCCGCCAAGAGGAAGCTCGAGTCTGAGCTGCAGACCCTGCACTCCGACCTGGATGAGCTGCTGAACGAGGCCAAGAACTCCGAGGAGAAGGCCAAGAAGGCTATGGTTGATGCCGCTCGTCTGGCTGATGAGCTGCGCGCCGAGCAGGACCATGCCCAGACCCAGGAGAAGCTGCGCAAGGCGCTTGAGCAGCAGATCAAGGAGCTGCAGGTCCGCCTGGATGAGGCCGAATCGAACGCCCTGAAGGGAGGCAAGAAGGCCATTCAGAAGCTGGAGCAGCGCGTCCGCGAGCTCGAGTCGGAGCTGGACAGCGAACAGAGACGACATGCCGATGCCCAGAAGAACCTGCGCAAGTCGGAGCGTCGCATCAAGGAGCTGACCTTCCAGTCGGAGGAAGACCGCAAGAACCACGAGCGCATGCAGGATCTGGTTGACAAGCTGCAGCAGAAGATCAAGACTTACAAGAGGCAGATTGAGGAAGCCGAGGAGATCGCCGCCCTCAACTTGGCCAAGTTCCGCAAGGCCCAGCAGGAGCTGGAGGAAGCCGAGGAGCGTGCCGACATTGCCGAACAAGCTGCCACCAAATTCCGCACCAAGGGAGGACGTGCCGGTTCCGTACAGCGTGGTGCTAGCCCAGCA CCCCAGAGACAGCCGTCTGCCATGCCTGCTCTTGCAGGACTGAACCTTCCCACATTCGACGATCACGGTTTCTAA